The following proteins are co-located in the Tetrapisispora phaffii CBS 4417 chromosome 4, complete genome genome:
- the BAS1 gene encoding Bas1p (similar to Saccharomyces cerevisiae BAS1 (YKR099W); ancestral locus Anc_5.713) encodes MAMNKKSLINKKLKKKKPVDHLDVTESLGYQTYRKKARNIWKKEEDEKLLFYIDESLKKLGYSDGLDVLKSIKFKDDDFAAQNEKKMNIIKNIPWDDIATHFDSQIRKGKDLRKHWTGSLDPTLRKGKWVPSEDNKLLKAFNKHGRHWLNIAAEIPGRTEDQCAKRYLEVLRPDNARRLRDWALEEDLKLIQKVGIYGTKWRKISSEMDCRPSLTCRNRWRKIITMVVRSNAPQQIMKAVKENKNIDISKSDSNISLNKNKHNAKDNKKITNGTKTQADNKSLNHKYASDNDGNEHGNAENDDENEIIDKYDESESEDLLVESYEEQTSPNLNITSPNDTNILNEKDEISDKPTDSMSLSTQHNQGNNITSPMSHQKESLLLNHIASTFESLQSITDIKSPESAERGGTPYQDVTPISSLNSTNHESSKNIPKHVPNSSSMEWKFTLKDGKGLSISNGYINNSDLIRELIEQARKYSLQISIHQHIHNHYTSNSQESGQNSGIFNDKSFPIDNVHTIDREFDVFGKDFLSNSPDFDSLGLGTSNEENQDNNILEYNINKNSIGGSIHRSSSYVSKDDSVSSKGSRSVQSSDIRELGANRINHFNYLPPTIKPKLASSDSPQNPTLNKTPTSSESNFPNYPNKITKEGLAKRGESRRRRMTDGSLYSSAESSNSMSSIVKQSSRNTPGSFKQLSKTESYQNEEEGLDFWENLRTLAGNPSLDDSERVEDMDEAEDYGMFFDIIDNQQKSYDSPDIFHSNYTK; translated from the coding sequence ATGGCaatgaataaaaaatctttaattaataaaaaattgaaaaaaaaaaaaccGGTAGATCATTTAGATGTTACAGAATCGTTAGGATATCAAACTTATAGGAAAAAAGCCAGaaatatttggaaaaaaGAAGAGGATGAAAAACTTTTGTTTTACATAGATGAAAGCTTAAAGAAACTAGGCTATTCAGATGGATTAGACGTCCTAAAatctattaaatttaagGACGATGATTTTGCAGCgcaaaatgaaaagaagatgaatataattaaaaatataccGTGGGATGATATTGCAACACATTTCGATTCACAAATAAGAAAAGGAAAAGATCTAAGGAAGCATTGGACAGGTTCATTAGACCCAACGTTAAGAAAAGGTAAGTGGGTACCAAGCGAggataataaattgttaaaaGCATTCAATAAGCATGGTAGACATTGGTTAAATATTGCAGCTGAAATACCAGGGCGAACGGAAGATCAATGCGCTAAGAGATATTTGGAGGTTCTTAGACCTGATAATGCAAGACGTCTCAGGGATTGGGCACTTGAAGAGGAtctaaaattaattcaGAAAGTCGGAATATATGGCACTAAATGGAGAAAAATCTCATCTGAAATGGATTGCAGACCTAGTTTGACTTGTAGAAATAGATGgagaaaaattattacgATGGTAGTTAGAAGCAATGCACCCCAACAAATCATGAAAGCTgtgaaagaaaataaaaatattgatatttccAAATCAGATTccaatatttcattaaataaaaataaacacaATGCCAaggataataaaaaaataaccaATGGCACAAAAACCCAGGCtgataataaatctttaaatcACAAATATGCAAGTGATAACGATGGTAATGAACACGGAAATGCTGAAAATGAcgatgaaaatgaaataattgaCAAGTATGATGAATCAGAAAGTGAAGATCTCTTAGTTGAGAGTTATGAAGAACAAACTTCCCCAAATTTGAACATTACATCACCAAATGacacaaatattttaaatgaaaaagatgaaatttCGGATAAGCCTACAGATAGTATGTCTCTCTCTACACAACATAACCAAGgaaataatataacatCACCTATGTCGCACCAGAAAGAATCtctattattaaatcataTTGCATCAACATTTGAAAGTTTACAGTCTATAACTGATATTAAATCACCTGAATCTGCGGAACGTGGTGGAACGCCATATCAGGACGTTACTCCTATTTCTTCACTGAACTCCACTAACCATGAATCCTCCAAAAATATACCTAAACATGTTCCAAATTCTAGTTCGATGGAATGGAAATTTACATTAAAAGATGGTAAAGGACTATCTATATCAAATGgttatattaataattctgatCTTATCAGAGAACTCATTGAACAAGcaagaaaatattctttacaaatttcaattcatcagCATATTCACAATCATTACACATCTAACTCACAAGAATCGGGACAAAACAGTGGTATTTTTAACGATAAATCATTTCCAATTGATAATGTCCACACAATAGATAGAGAATTTGACGTTTTTGGTAAAGATTTTTTGTCAAATAGTCCAGATTTTGATTCACTAGGATTAGGTACAtctaatgaagaaaatcaaGACAATAATATCCTCGAATATAACATTAATAAGAATAGCATCGGTGGCAGCATTCACAGGTCATCCAGTTATGTTAGTAAAGATGACTCAGTGAGCTCCAAGGGCTCTCGAAGTGTGCAATCGAGTGATATAAGAGAACTCGGAGCAAATAGAATTAACCATTTTAACTATTTGCCTCCTACAATAAAACCAAAATTAGCATCTAGTGATTCACCTCAGAATCcaactttaaataaaacCCCAACTAGTTCGGAATCTAACTTTCCTAACTAtccaaataaaataactaAGGAAGGTTTAGCTAAAAGAGGGGAAAGCAGAAGGCGAAGAATGACGGATGGTAGTTTATACTCATCCGCAGAGAGTTCTAATTCCATGTCATCCATTGTTAAACAGTCATCTAGGAATACGCCAGGGTCATTCAAACAATTATCGAAGACTGAGTCATAtcaaaatgaagaagaaggttTAGATTTTTGGGAAAATTTAAGAACTTTAGCCGGCAATCCTAGTCTTGACGATTCCGAGAGAGTTGAAGATATGGATGAAGCTGAAGATTATGGCATGTTCTTTGATATCATAGATAATCAGCAAAAATCATATGATTCACCTGATATTTTCCATTCTAATTACACgaaatga
- the TPHA0D04690 gene encoding uncharacterized protein (similar to Saccharomyces cerevisiae YIL158W and SKG1 (YKR100C); ancestral locus Anc_5.716), with product MLDNGSAVAVGCAVGIPVGVGCAIGLFFWLRFQKRLKREESEDLDLQKAIYDDEGFISFNNLSSMQYKNDDKFNSNDEITQSYNNSTTSLNTDTKEKRKSKHFVPAYRRKINSISRRSRLDDPSILYENNGSKTSIVQQPSLYEQMIPVIQDDNLFFNNNDNNNNDNSNNNNANNNTNINTDQTRSLDLNSNHHRANGILANEKVNTPYASNLLNFFKTDSSISVIESIDGSNTNNDTKHSTQLELVNKLQNGGSDLATFYPRRLSSPSTTNNGAFGTSYIQTNNSQNSIHTRSSSMNSFIKPAPIDNIFSTPTKSVKSVTNQDNYQLKNNYDIENANEIEEEDQYENDYTNYSKNRSDFIDSLRPKNT from the coding sequence ATGCTAGACAATGGATCAGCGGTAGCAGTAGGATGCGCAGTAGGTATACCTGTCGGTGTGGGTTGTGCAATTGGCTTGTTCTTTTGGCTGCGTTTCCAGAAAAGACttaaaagagaagaaagcGAGGACCTTGATCTACAGAAAGCGATTTACGATGATGAAGGGTTCATCAGTTTCAACAATTTATCATCAATGCAATACAAAAATGATGACAAGTTTAACTCTAACGATGAAATAACACAAAGTTACAACAATTCCACAACTAGTCTAAACACAGATACAAAAGAGAAAAGGAAGAGTAAACATTTCGTTCCAGCCTatagaagaaaaataaatagtaTTAGTAGAAGATCAAGATTGGATGATCCATCTATACTATACGAAAACAATGGTTCAAAAACTTCTATAGTACAACAGCCGAGTCTTTATGAACAAATGATTCCGGTTATTCAGGACGATAActtatttttcaataataacgataataacaataatgataatagtaataataataatgctaacaataatacaaatataaataccGATCAAACAAGAAGTCTGGACTTAAACTCAAATCATCATAGAGCGAATGGGATTTTGGCTAATGAGAAAGTCAATACACCTTACGCTTCTAATCTGCTGAATTTTTTCAAGACAGATTCTAGCATATCCGTCATCGAATCAATAGACGGATCAAATACTAATAATGATACAAAACATTCTACGCAGTTAGAATTAGTAAATAAACTACAAAATGGGGGAAGTGACTTAGCTACGTTCTACCCAAGAAGATTATCGTCGCCAAGTACAACAAACAATGGTGCGTTTGGAACTAGTTATATTCAAACAAATAATTCCCAGAATTCTATACATACAAGATCTTCATCAATGAACTCATTCATTAAACCAGCACCCATCgacaatattttttcaacgCCAACAAAATCTGTCAAATCGGTTACCAACCAGGataattatcaattaaaaaataactACGATATAGAGAATgcaaatgaaattgaagaagaagatcaATATGAAAATGACTATACTAACTATTCAAAAAACAGGAGTGACTTCATTGATTCACTAAGACCTAAGAATACTTAA